DNA from Pelodiscus sinensis isolate JC-2024 chromosome 1, ASM4963464v1, whole genome shotgun sequence:
ttctctgtggtgttgcaggccctggtggatcacaagggacagttcatggacattaacatCTGCTGGTCAGGGAGGTGCGTGACACCTGCACCTTTCAGAAATCAAGCCTGTTCCTGAAGGCGTACACCAGCACTTTTCCCCCTGACTGCATCACCATGGTctgggacgtggacatgcccatatgCATCCCCagtgatgcagcctaccccttgctcccctggcttatgaagtcCTACACGGGCAACCTGGATCCCATCAAGGACAACTTCAATGACAGGCTCAGTAGGTGCCGCATGGTGATGGTGTGTGCCTTTGGCCACCTAAAGggaaggttcaggagtctcctcacccacctggaccttaGTGAGTGCAACATCCCCTACGTGGTGCCAGCATATTGCATGGtccacaacctgtgtgagaacaagggggagactttcctgccagggtggagggcagaggctaATCAGCTGGCCATGGCATACAAGCAGCTGGACACCAATGCCACAAGGGGTCCCTGCATTGCCCCTGTGTGCCttttctcccccactcctcccttcccctgccctgccttcccACCTTTCCCCTCCCATGCATATCACATAAAAAAAgtcttttttgtttgaaaaaacaaCTCTCTTTGTTTATTTGGGGGATatgcaacaggggagggactggggaaagaatctggaatgggtgaggggggaggaaagggaaggaggttctgggatggggctgggactgacaCCTGCCTTAGGTAGCTCAGCAGGCTTCAGCTGCCTGAGAGGTCCCTCTGAAATGTgatcaggggccccagtggcccctGAGGGGGCTAGGAGGGGAAGCCAACGGGGGGACTGTGTGTGGGGATTTGGGGGgccagggaggtggctggtggcctgctccatgcacaTGGCCATTCGCGCCATCACAGAGGTTATGGAAGAGCAAATGGCCTTATGCTGGCAAGCCAGCTGGTCCCAGAAggccctctgctgctcccagtcATCCTAGCGCTCCTCCCAGTCAGTGGCCCACTCCTGGCACGCCCCGTCAAACCCCCGATGAGGGACAGGAGGCCAGCCAGCTGGTCCCTCACGAGGTCTTCCCGTGTTCACTTCCTCCCGCGGATCCCGTGAAGTCAGAAAGATGGCGTGGAAGGTGGGGGGTGCACCAAGctcgcagctggcccagctgtgaaaaAAAGtaacaagggcagtcatcccaggagacactgtgtgtgAAGCCCAGCCCTAATCTGCGCCGACAccaaaggtcttggttcagatgatggCGACGTGCTTCGAGCAAGgtcatctgttgcctagacagtgggtaCTTTTCTGCAGGAGCACGGATGTCCGAGGGAAGCCTCGCTACACCCACGGCCcagagacaagcaggcatgggaaggtgccagccaggccaggagcagggatggggcagctcagcttccttctgtgcccaggatgtgccaggtccagcagcagcggcatcccacagggagagaacttctatccctggccggtggagaaggggggaaggggcgTTGAGGGAAgggtgtgtgagcagcagagatggcttgctggagagagtgctactggggttccctcctcttcctccccctggcaggttcccatgcagaggATCAGTCTCCTTTGCATCACTGCACTTGACTGGCAGCAGAAGCTACCCGAGTGCAGGCATGACtgttgtgtgtttccatgactccAGCCTCCTTAGGGGTGGCTTGTCgtaggaaggtgtcccaccacagaggccagagtaaggcaggcctgtgcaggaaccttgtgagaaggagcgaggggttcctgtgtgagagcgtcATAGGGCTGAGTGCTCCGGCCTGGCTCTtcatgtgcacccatgtgcacaggctgttctGCGACCCCCCCGGCCAAGAAGGCCAAGAGAGGAGAGCACAGCCTCTCACagcccacccctgcccctgcccgtaTATAGTGAAAGTTATGGAACTCACCTGACATGCCTTCACCAGGATTGTCTGAGTCCGGGGAGACAtccggggagggcggagggggtggCTGGCTCCAGCATGAGAAGCAGCttctggctggcaggcatggtggcctggctggcctgctcctcctcctccacaaccccGCCCTCATGGGTGTGAGGAGCCATTCCAGAGCATCCACTCCTCTCGCTGGCCTTGCTGTACGACTGCCAGAGCTTTTTTATTTTCATGCGGACCTGGTCAAGGGTCTATGTGTGTCCTTTTtcagccaggctggtggccatatGTAGACATCCGCATTTCTCCTCCGGGTGTGGGGATCCTGGAAGTgggtctcctctccccagagttCGATAAGGTccaagatctctgcaccagtccaggctggtgccctttgCTGGCAGCCATAGGGGTGCAGAAAGAGCGCTGGAATCATCCATAGCTCCTGCGATGGGTCCTGTGTGGCACGGGGCCGGCAAAGCTCTCCTCGTGCCACATGCCCTTTGCCATCTGCCTGCGGCTGTaaaagctctgcaggagaaggggagcattgGAGACACCAAATATGGccagaagtgcagctgtgagaggcctctggaggccaattcatttgaaaaagcagcagctgagcatccacactcaggctatttcaaaataagtggtattcctcatggaaagcaggagatgttatttcgaaataaccagccctttattttgaaataacgggcttggtagtgtggacgtgccgcttattatttcaaataagggGAGTGTAGACCAGACCGTCTTCTCTGCTCTTTCACACTGTGGCACCGCTGGGCCAGTGGGACCCAGTGGTGGATGTAACCCTGTTTTACTGCTCCCACTATATTCCCTCTTCTTGTTTTTCTCCATTCATCCCTCTGTAAATAAATACCTCCCTGTCCTCTATTCATTGTACCTGCCGGTGTGTATatggttatgggggggggggtttcccatGGAGTGGAAGGGAgtttccctgctgcacccctgcaCATACCCTTTCTTGgccagagctgccagcagagcagACTCCATTTTGGCCGCGAGGCATTAAAGTTACAACTTATTGGGACTTGCCCTAGAGCAACTTAGTGCAGTAAACTGCTCAGCTGTGAGCCATGGTTTATAGTTCTTACCTTTGTATTTACACCAGGGTTTTACACTGCCCGCTAACACCTAACACAGATGGAAGGGCTGAATAAGAGGATCCTGCCTCAATCCTTTTTTGAGGCTGGAGGTACCTTTCATGGATTTCTTTAATATAGAAAATGGATGGAATTAAATCCAGACCATATAGCACTAGATTCTATTTTCAGTGGTTTCCtgccaacatttttattattGTCTTATTCTTATTTGTAAACTGGCCAAGAAAAATAACGAACAtaacaaaaacagcagcatgttgcAACAATTCAAACAAGAATCCCCTCCCTTCTTTTAAAGTAAACTTCAAATTGTAACGTTGTAGCACAGGATACACCATCTGTGAGGCTTCCTTTATGCTGAGAAAAGCAAGCTCAGCCCGAGGAAGATGGATTATAAATATTTCTCAGTTTTCAAGAATTATACAAAGACCAGGTGCAAGTTAGCACAAGTTGAGCATGAACCACAGATGAGAACaacacttcaaagagaaactatgACTTTAACCTTTGTATAGTAAATCTTAAATTACAGTTTTTGAATTCAGCAGCAATAAACCACACAGAAAATTCTGTCCAGGACTAGATTTATTCTATATTAGCAGCAATGCCAATTCTGAACTGAAATGTGAAGATTCTCACCTCATAAAGTACAAACTTAGGGATGATCTTCTTGCAGTTAAGGAGAACTCGAACTTGTTGAAACATGATTCCAATTGGCCATAGAGCAATGATTGTAAGGACACCGACAAAGCAGTTAATCCATATTGCAGCTCCATTAGGACTTAACTGAGAAAGCAAATTAAACAGGTATTTGGATAAGAGTTGGCAACTGTGAAGAGATAAAAAGCTTGTTTCTATTTTTACGAAAGATGCTATCAACAGTAgtggctgctgggatttgcactGGAAACTGCTCAGAGGACTTTTTACACACAGAGACTGTTTCACAAagactttttttccattttcctttttttttaataaatttttCAGTGAagtttcatgaaaaaaaaatagtccTTGAAAGACAGTGCCGTCTAGTGAGCAAAGCTGGAACATGAGCTagaaaacctgggttctattcctgaatCTGCCGATAACTTGCTATGTGATCATGAACAAGTCATTTCCCcttactgtgcctcagtttcccctctcaccCTACTCTGTCTTGTCCATATAGATTGTGAACTCTTCCAGGTGGGCACCATCTCTCGCTATGTGTtggtacagcacccagcacctgACCTTGATTGAAGCCATCCATGACAGCTAAACGGGAACTCGAGTGCTAGCCTGTGGCTGCTGAATGCCTCAGCTCCCTGGCTCCTCACCGGCAAGGTGCCATGTTCTTGGAATAAAGCCTGACACTCCTTCAGCTGTACCTGAACCTGTTGTGAGTGTTATCTTGTTCCATAACAGTCAGCAGAAGCGCAAGGTGAAAGTACCACACTACCATTCTGAGCTAGGAGTCATTTACTCACTTTACACTGAGTTCACACAAATATACATGGCAGCACAATATGTTATGGAATGATGAACTGGGTTTGCTGTTTATAGGATGCTGGCTTGTACATAAACCTTGCCTGTCAAACCAAAATGTACAAGCTTGGTGAGCAATGGCTGATAAGAAATATTTACTTACATCAGAAAGGCTGTAGTTCCCATTGGTCCAAAGCACTATTGACAGAAACATTAGCACAGGTCGAAGGAAAGCCAATTGAAAGGTCCCCAACTTCAAGAGAAATAGGTTTCGTCTGACAATCAAAAAACCACCGCTGGTCAATACCTTGTTAATAAAGTTTAACAAAACTTCACTAGATATTGTTCAATAGTAGAAGCACCAAATGTTCCATGGGTCCTGTACATGGCTGCAGTCTGGCAAGGAACTTCTTCCAGCACCTAAATAGCTTGTCCCAAATTTTCGAATGTTTCCTATCACATTGAAAGATGTAGACACTAATTTAGCAGAACGGGCACAGAATAATGATTTTCTCCAGAGCTGACTCTCCAGCAGCAGTTAAATAGCTAACAGCATGATGTAAAAGTGAGGTACTAGATTAGCATCTACTAAGGAGCCCACAGCAGAATAGCTAATACCTGAAATATGCCATTAACTCCCACACTGCAGCTAAACTATCCCAACCTTCTGCTACAGTGGACAAATTAGTGCTTCACTATGAGCATTACAGTTAATGGCAAGTTACCACAGATCTTCTATGCTTGCCTACAGAGACCAGGTCACATAGGGTGACTTCTTTCTAATTAGCTAATCCCTAATCTTGTGGAAGTCCAAGAAAGTAGAGGCTTTGAAGGCTTAGGAGAGAGGATCAGCATTTTTTCAGAGTATTCCCCCATGAGCACTGTTCAGTTGCCGCCATCCACTCTTCCTCCACTCTATCCTTCTAGGCCAGAGAAACTCATCCACCTTTCATCACTTCCCTGCCTTGCCCCATCAGGGCAGCTGGTGCATACTTCATTCTCTTTAAGTGTCATAATCAGAGACCCAAAAACAGCCTTCAGATgtaatgtttgtttaaaaatagcaTAAGGAAAGGGCGCAGGGGAGGGGAATACACTTGCCACTGAGATACATGAACGCTGAAATGTCGGAGCTATCTAAGTGCACTCGGGGGAAGGTCCAGGTACTGCTCCCCTCTGCTTTGTCAACCTCATCTATTTCCCAGTTCTCACTTTTTGTCATTATTCCAGTCTTCACTGTTGTGCCTATAGCCCCTCAGCCACCCTATCTAATGAAGTCtcagcagccagccagctgccATTTTAATGTGTAATGTGATATACTAATGAACCTTGATTTGTTATAATTGCTCAATTAATACAGCCATAATTACATCATTACCGTGGTAATTTTACTTCCGCAAATAATTACAGAACTATAAACGGTACAAACAAGTGTGAAATGGGCGGAGACAGGTCACCTGATTAGCCCTTTCAAGCACTTGGAGAATTGTGTGAAAAGATCAATTTCTAGCAGATAGAAACCTGCTACtatcccttccctttccctgtgCTGACCCTTATCACTCTTATTTGCACTAGCCTGTCTTATCTATCATCCTTATTCgttattaaaaaaataagctaTGTTCAACCAACCAAGAGACACCTACACGGGGAGCCAGAGAAGGCTGAAATTTTCAGGAAGCCATCCTTTCTCCTGGAGAAGTTTAGAGAACTCAAGTGTAAGTAGAAACCAAGGGCCTTCAAACCCCAGGTACCGATGAGAAGGAGCCCACCACAGTTGCAGGGGCCACATATGTCTCTGCACCATGTGCCCTTTGGGGGGCCCTCTACGTGCTGCCTGCACcagcacagcccaggcagctcccaatggccaatGAAGCCTTCCTTGGGTTGCACGGGGCATAGAAACACacctggcccctgcagctggctgcttcgAGCGGCATGCGGGGACACAGCAGGCAgggtgcctgccccaggctcccgttggtccgcaggccagatctggtggtttGGGGGGCTAGATAATGGTTGTATTTTGCCTGCCTCAATGTAGGCCCATAATGATAATACAATTTAATACAGACAgcaggtagggttaccaggtagacttcgccaaaaaaacggacacacctgagtgggggggagggaccggccaggaggggaaCAGGtatggccgggaggggggcgggaaccagagctggcagggggggaggggtgtccgggggccagccaggaggaaggggcagggatgggagggggggggcgggaagcagagctgagtggagtcaggggctgcggggctggccgggaggaaggggagggccgggaatcagagctgggggggggttgaGGGCCGTGGCGCTGGCCAAGAGGAGGGGGGGGCCGAAgtgggcgggaagcagacctggtgggaggagggggtgcaacCACTGGCTACAGCTGTAGTCCAAGGGGCTGCACCCCCGGCAGGCGCTCCCTTTAGTTGCgagcagaagccgggtggggctgggagtcccagtccccaccccactcagcttttgcacgcgaccacaggctcccagcaccaatcacgCCCCGTCTCCCAGTCGCTCCCCAGCCCTCGCCAAGCTTCAGTCCGGCGCCccgccggaaattcagaaaatactggacacattgcacatgtccggtattttctgaatttttctagcaGACCGacggtgcaaataccagactgtccggtagaaaaccggacacctggcaactctaaagCAGGAGATTCACAGTGGGTACAAGTTTTCTCTGAAACACAAAGAGCCAGTATCATACATGTGGCTCTGCTAATTTGTTGGTTTCTGACACCACCCCAAAAGCACAACTCACCTAGTGATGCGTACGTAAGGGAGACAAAGGCAATAGCAGCAGCAGGGACCTGTGCTGATCTTGAAACGATCATTTTCAAATCGCTTGAGAAATAACTTTTTACCTCCACACTCTTTAATCATCATCAGCAAGAACTTGTGGATCACAATGGCAAAAAAACTACCAGAGGAAAAAAAGACTTCAGGTTAAACATGCCCAAAGTGCACGTGCTTTTTGTACACCAGCAGAGACACCAAGCTGTATCTCTCCCCAGTGCCCACGTGTATCTTTAACCATCCTGCTACAGGAATTGGAAGTGTTGATATTTCCCAACATCTGTTATGAATAGTAATATTTAGTGCTAATTGTATAGACACAATACTTCACAGGGGTGGGGTGAATTAAGTATTACTTTCATTTTACGGATTAGGAAACAGAGACATGGAGCAACTAAGTGATTTGTCTAAGGCCACATACCATGTTAATGGTCGAATCAGCATTACAACGCAGGAGTTCCTTGCTCCCACCCTACTGTTCAATCTATTTGGTTATGCTGCTTCTGCTTTTTTGTAATATTCTTCTACTAGTTGGCCGAGATCTCACCAATACAGTCATATTTGAAactttcagggggtagccatattagtctgtcattttaaaaacaacaagtaatcctgtagtatgttagggtatgtctagactacatccctctgtcaccagagggatgtaaattagacataccaaaattgctaacgaagcagggatttaaatatcctgcgcttcattagaataaaaatggccaccactttttgccgATGCGgcaatttgctggcaaaaagtggcagtctagacagggattggtcgacaaggaaagccttttccaactgatcccttatgccccATGCTCCACATTGTATTATTCCATCTCGGTCTCTTAGTAAATGCAGCCAAAAATTAATGAGGAGATAAAGGGGAAATTTGCAAAAAACATTTATATGAGTTAGGAACACAATTCCTATTGACTTGCCAATTGAACTTATGTTCCTAAATCACCTGGAGAGCTTTGAAAACTCCATACTATAGCTTTCAATCTTTCAGCCTCTGCTTCAAAGTTAGGGAGGTGCACCATCACCTCTAAGAAGCAGAGACCTCAATTCTTCATCTTCCCATTGACATGTCAGAGCTGTCAAACCTTCACACAGAGTGTTTATCTGGACATATGTGGAACACTGATATACTCACTGAAAGTTCACTTGCCATCATTAATAAAAGATTCATCATTAATAAAAGCACAGTGAAAAGTCATAGGTCAGAGTCTCATTGTACATGgcattgagagagagaaaggaaaaactcTACTACTTCAAGGCTGCTGCCAATCAAAGAGATCAATTACATTCTTTCATTCTGCAGTTCCCTCACAAAAGGGGCTGCAGTACTGGAAATTAgatttttgtattattattattttccctCCTTGCTAAGCCAGCTGCCAAGAGATTTCATGTCAAACTAAAAACCCATTATTAAATTTACAAAATGACTATGTTTACCTAGTGCTAGAGGCTGTTTAAAGGCAGGAAATTCAGGGTGCAGAGAAACAAGAATACATACACTGCTGCAGTGAAATCTGTAAACATTGTTGAGCGAGGAATCCACATCCCAATGCATGATGTAGTAGCTATCACCTGGACGGAAGACAGGAGGATGGCAGAGATAAAAGAGATTTGTGTGTTAACTACAGCATCTTTAGAGAAATAGTCTTTCAATATTTGATTGAATGTCTTTCTTCCCCGCTTACCGGAGCTGCTGCATTTATCCAAATAAGAATCGTCCTTTTAGATGCGGTGGTTTTCCTGTAGATATAGAACACTTCCTCTACAAACACCAGGTTGGCTAATAGTGTCATTAGAGTCAAGATGGCAAAGAGGAACATACCTGTTAAATCAAGGCCTGCACAAAGAAAAAAGACACATTTTATTTAATAAGTGTAACATGTTGTGAACTAATTGGCATTTTAATATGAACATGCAGATCATTGTTGCACTCACTGtatgtgtttgccccaaattcttgGCAGTGGGCCTAGTGAGATGTCTGTTGTAAGCTTACgctctgctgattggctgtgtctacactgggccacttattccggaaaatcagccgcttttccggaataagctgcgagctgtctacactggcccttgaatttccggaaaagcaatgatgctctactgtacaaaatcagctgctattctggaaaaactattctgctcccgctcaggcataagtccttattccggaacattgttccagaaaagggccagtgtagacagcccagtagtcttttcggcgatcggggctcttttccggaaaagcgcgtctacattggccacagacgcttttccagaaaaagggcttttccggaaaagcagcctgccaatgtagacgctccttttccagaaaaactgaaaacggaatagtattccgttttaagcatttccagaaattcatgccagtgtagacacagccattatgtttaTAGTATTCATATGcctgtatgatttttgtatgtgatgTTATGAGTAGATTATATTCATAACActagggttgactctaagcgccGTGTGCTCCCTGTccttaggccctgattggcctgggggtgggggagcggcaggacctccgtgggccagatcaactcacttggggggccagatccagcctgcagaggccctttagCCCTCCCCTGGTCTAAGGGgattgcttgtgtgacttcttgctggccagagtggcagctgaagtgtttGTTGTGATAGAGGATGGACCCCAgacttgggctgtaagtagccttatttctaagcaattcaccctgatttggCCCTCTCAGTGGTGCTCCCAGACCCGGTTATATTACACATGTTCAGTGTAGGAAAACATCCGAATGTTTTTGCACCAAACACCTCAGAAAGAAGTATTAGGCCAAACACCGGCAAAGGCTTTCTTAACACACtgacattgacttcagtaggatgcCTGATAGTACATCAGATTAAGCTAACAAATAAATCTTTGAAGGCTTTGGGTTTCGAGCTTCATATTCATCTTAGTGCATACACGTTTTAATTCAAAATGGGGGTCCTCGAGTTGCTAAAGTTCAAGAACTACTGCTCTAGGCTATAGAGGGTTCAAGAAGGTGTCTAATGGTGTCTGTGTTAGTGCCCCAGACATTTTAGGATAACTCAGctgaaaaacaaaaccaccttTACCTTCTTGCTTAGACAGGGCTATAGACAAGATGGAAATTCTTTGAATCTACACCAATGTCACTGGAAGATTTGGGTCAATGGAGCTATGTAAAGTTTAACAGGATTCTCTCATTTTCTCTCCCAGTAGTTGTCCATCTTCCATTCCAAACACTATCCTGGCTGCAAGCAGGAAGGAGCGACCATGCTcgtctttccctccccctccccaactggAGCAACAGTGAAGCCAGCATCCTGACAACCTACTTCACCAAGGCCAGGAACCCACTGTCAAGCCTTCAATGAAGGCTTATTGATTAGCAACACTTGGCAAAGGACGGATTCTCGCACTCTCTTTGCCACTCAAAGAAGTAAGAAGTGCTGGACTGCACAGTGCTTCGTTGCATTCATTTCTGGTC
Protein-coding regions in this window:
- the LOC102456751 gene encoding organic solute transporter subunit alpha-like; translation: MENGTDPVCVANEPPYSHKVLGSLDLTGMFLFAILTLMTLLANLVFVEEVFYIYRKTTASKRTILIWINAAAPVIATTSCIGMWIPRSTMFTDFTAAVFFAIVIHKFLLMMIKECGGKKLFLKRFENDRFKISTGPCCCYCLCLPYVRITRRNLFLLKLGTFQLAFLRPVLMFLSIVLWTNGNYSLSDLSPNGAAIWINCFVGVLTIIALWPIGIMFQQVRVLLNCKKIIPKFVLYEFVLILSQLQAAIINILALKGVISCAPPLPSQARGAYMNQQLLIMEMFLITLISRVVYRKRYDDLDLPECTDQETQDNNQNTKVNLNGKALEDGIQNV